Within Antennarius striatus isolate MH-2024 chromosome 22, ASM4005453v1, whole genome shotgun sequence, the genomic segment TTTGAGGTTCACTTATTTCTGTTTGCAAATATCACACAAATTCTGGAAAAGATATTTCAAAAAAACTTGTCAGGAGGTTGACCTTGGAACTGGTAATGGTTCACTACATGTTGAGGGAGACGGTTATAACTTTCctcaacatttcattaaaaaatcaGCTGAGATGGTTTTGCTTGATACGCTTGATAGGTTTTGCATAAACTGAAGTGCTGATTGATGCTATTGTAAAACAATATCAGCTGAAGATGCTTCAGCATTGCTAATATTGCTTAGTTGTTGATAGGCCTATTTTGAACCAGATGTAAACCTAAACTAGTGAAAAACgaaaaatttaagaaataaatgaaatattttgacaagAAAGAATGGGGAGAACTGACAAGACAGGTGAAAAAATGATGGACAAAAATAATCAGAGAATTTTGCTTAAACGAGATAGgataaaagatattttttctcCCTTTGTTTTACTTCTGTCAACCAATTCCGAACCAGTAGGAGGCGCTAAAAATCCCCggaattaaataaatagaaaactaaaataaaagaagaagaaatatatcTCCAACAGGTGGCGCTatcaacaaagaaaacagaatccGACGTAaattaaaaagagaagaaaaagctACTGCAAGCataagtatttatgtattcaACTGGAGTCATCTCTTATGTAGAGActagttttatttgttgttgtttttgtagttttagtCTAATAGTCGCCTCAGCCTCATCTTTATCTTCTTGCTAGCACTGACTTATGCTCTGCAAGTGGGGCTGGGTAGCTAACTACTTAGCAGCAGGCTAGGCTAACAACTGCTGGCTAATCTTTCTACACGGGTGTTAAAGGATGGAGTCGAACGTGTTTACGGCCTTATCCAAAGGTTTGTTCACTTTGagcagaaaaataattaaattttaatcttgTGTCACCTTTGAGTTAACAGAAATTAAGCTGACGCTAATTTTTATTGGAGTGTCAGTATGAAATCTAGCTTTGAAAGCTACGCTTATCGTTGTTCTGATATCACGCTTTATAATCCTTTCCAAACAACTCTCCTAGCTTACTTCCACGTGGTTGCTTTGTGATCCGTTTAACTTTATATGGTAATACATTTTCGAAGGAAAGCAAACTTTGTCGGATGGATGTCGTTGTTGAACATGGGTTTCATGTTTTTGGCTGTAACAAGGCTGCATTCAAAAACACACCGCTGTTCTCATGCGTAATTAACAAGTGTTTGAGAAGATCCTCCTGCTGGACTAGAATTAGACGCGACCAGCAAAATGCTTAAAATTTATAATGACAATAACAgttaaaatgtgtcattttaCCGAAAGAATGTGTGGCTCACAACTGAGAATAAATATTGAGTAGATGTGATTTGATGCAGTACTAGTAAAGTCAGTAGTGCTAGTTGAATTCGTTTAATTCATCCTGGTAGTTTCCAGGTAATTTTGACTGATTCTCCTGGTGTGGTCAGAGTTCTCTCCTATTTTCCAGGTGACACCTTACCTCTGGCATCGTTACGGCTTCTGGTCCCACCTCTACAGCTTATGTCAGCGTCCATGTGGCAGGTTCTGAAGAAACAAGATATAATGAACTACTGGAGAGTAGCAGATTATATCTCTTTGGTGATGGACATGGTGCCAGAGCTGCTCATGTACAAGCACAGGACACAACTGAACCTGGGATTAAGAGCTAGGGTGGGAACCAATTGTTGTCAAAGATTGAGACAGTGATAGATTCCTAATGATAAGCCATGTTTTTGTGGTAATCtgttttttaattctctttttcAGTATATTCTTGAATTGTGCCGTAGTGAAAACCTAATCCAACCTGACTTCATCgtgtctcacctggagaagATTAAACCACCATGTCCGACCCCAATCGAGGTAAGTGACATAAGTCTGGATGGTCTGTATtcatttcataaatattttttggttaGTATGCGTTTATGGCCAtattattgacattttatttttagctcATCCACACATTTGTTAAAACCACGTAGGTGCTGTGAATTTATAACATAAATGCCATTTTATTTCCACACTGCAGATGAAAGAGTCAGTGGAAGAAGTAGTCTTCAACTTTCTTGAACTAATCCAGACTTTGCTCAAAGATCCTGAAGAGAGACGAGACTTTTTTATGGTGAGGCGTCATCCCTTGCTGTTAAAGTAGTGCCATTGCAGATTTATTTGTAAAGAGCTTGATTCTGTCTTTTGTACACTGTCAGTTGCATATCAAATTTGGCAGTAGTACAAAGTgactatctggtctatctgccacttTATCTCTCTTTCCCTATCTGCATTTTTTCTCCACTCAACCGGTCAAAGCAGATGACTGCCCTCTAGAGTccgggtcctgcccggagtttcttcctcaataagggagtttttccccgttGCTGTTCAAAAGATTTCATGCCAGCTTTATGCATAGAATATTATTACAGCAGAGATGGCTCGTTTAAATTTTTTGTCCTGTAACTTAATTGTTAATataatgcttttgtttttcaaaggaTGTCTTCCCAGCTGAGTATGGACCTCAGTATGACAGTGACTTGCAGATTCTTTTTTCTGAGTTCCTCTGTCGGCTGGATCAGCTGTTGCCCGTTCCTGAACTCGAGCAGGttagacttttctttttttaaggtattagtttttcacattttaaaaatactttacaTATTCTATCTACATTGCTGAGGAGATGCTGCTGAATTCCAATTGCAGAATAACAAAATGACTTTGCATGACTTTTCTGCAGAAGCGCCATTGTGCTCCACGTTCCTGGCAATAATTGGAGATCTGTTGTTATGATTCAAAGCAAATAAGTCATTAAGTAGTTGGATCATCTGCTAGAATGAATCTAATTAtcaaaaatcttgtttttgaaGTTAAAATCTTAGTTATAAAGGATTAGTTGTGAAGGATTTAGCATGATGTGTGATTTCATACATTCCCACCAGACTATTTCCTGGCTTGGAGCTGAATGTGCTGTGTTGGATGACTGTGTGCATTCAGTCTCTGAGCCAACAGACCTGATAAATTTGCTCCAACACCACAAACAACTTGGGCATTTGGAGCAGCATGGTAAGTCTTATCTCACAAACACATCTAGTGTGTTTGACTTTCATTGTGAAAGtgatgttctttttctttgtacaGTTCCACCATCCATTATGGGTGAGAGGATCCTCTCATCCCTTTCTGCAGTTTGTCCCAGCAAAGCGTCAAACACCACAGAACTCATTCACTCAGATCCTCTGCAAGGCGTCAGTGATGACACACATACTGTGTCATTTGTGGATGATGTAGCCATTGAAATAATCACGGTGACAGATTATGCAGAGGTTGAATTAGACACGAGCACTGACATTGAGGTGGTAGGAGAGAACTGCTGTGAAGTAACAGACACTGGCATAGCTATGGAAGAATCACTGGTAGTCCTTCCTGGTGAGGACAAAGTTGTTGCAAGGacagaagaaacacaaaaacccaCAAGTGGTTTGACAAACACTATACCTCAAGAAGCAAACGAAAATTGGGACTCCACCCAACACAAAATTTCTGTGGGACCTCATGACTGCCCAGATTGCAAGAAGAAATTTAAGTTTGCCTCTTCGCTAATCGCCCACAAGGTCATCCACACCGGTGAACGCCCCCACCGCTGCAACGATTGCGGTCGCTGCTTCTCCTTCCGGCAGTCCCTTGACAGGCACCGACATACACACAAAACCAGACGCAAGTACACCTGCGTTGTCTGCAATGAGACGTTCCACTCCTTATCAGCACGCACGGAgcataaacagacacacatggaaGACGGTACTTACACGTGTCATTGGTGCCAAAAGAAATTTAACTGGGAGCTGGCACTAGCAAGGCACCTGAAAAGTCATTCTGACGATCACGAGGCAAACGAGCATACTGAGCCTCATAAACAAGGGCAGCAAGTTGTTGTGGGTAATGAACGTTTCAGCGAGGCTccagcagcacctcctgaccctAACCACTGGCTGCGGGTTGAGAATAAAGGTGAGCTGGATAATGAGAGTGGCGAGCCTCCCAAAGTGGTTTCTGTGGTGAAAGTTCGCACAAGTGGGCGAAAACCCAAACCCACCATGAAGATCCAGGTGATTAATTTACAGAAGAACATGgcagtaaaaagaaagaaagaacacgGCAAGAGGAGAACTCCAGAGATTAAGCCTCTGCCTTTCACCAGGTAAAACCATCTTCCGTTATTAACCTTATCTGGAATTTATCAGAGCTTTAGTTCAAACTTAATGTATATACATtctgttgtttattttgaaTATATGGTGGCTGAGGTGGAACATTGTGCCTTACGTTTGCTATGTCTCTAACAGTACAGAGCACTCGTACGGTTCGTCTATGGGCTCAACTCAGCACAGTGACAAAAGTGAGTTCATAttcacaaatttgttttttcctatCCCTCCAACACAATTACATGGTTAGCGAGAGCTCAGACAGACACCATGAAgcactttaaaacacttttttttttaaggaaagtTGGAtaaaaaattaagtaaaataaaggCCTTGATATAGACGGCAGTGGGTGCCGATGGAGGATGGAGGCCTTTGTCAGTGAATTATGAGCAGCTTTCAATGCATGCATACATCTGAATGGCCATTTCACACTGGATAGTGTCAAACCAGGTCATTTTGCATGTAAATTTAAAGCTTTCTTACACACAAATAATTTTCTTACATAGAATTGATATGTTGTGGTCGTGTTAAACCAGGTCGGCAGACGCAGGTCCCATCATTCATACCAAAGTTCTAACTTATTTTTAGGGTTAGTTATGGACAGATTACAGGGTAAGTGTTCTTTTACAAGCGATTGTTTTTAAGTAACTTCTTTAATGACATCGCGTTATCCTGTCTTAAcataatgaacatttttttctccagactGTAACCATTTTATTTTCCCTTGAGGTTCTGGAGGGGAGGACACATCAGCTGCTTTCTCCTGCCTTCAGTGCTCCTTCAGCCACTCAGAGGAAGAACAGGTCCGGCAGCACGTGGAAACTGTCCACTCTGTGGAGGTTCAGGAAGAGAGGCTGTCCTTTCAGCCCCTCGCTGATGATGAAGGACGTTTTAGCTGCTCAGACTGTGAGAAGAGTTTCAAATTTCAGTCTTTACTGAAAGCACACCAGCGCATCCACACAGGAGAGCAGCCCTTCCTGTGTTCTCAGTGTGGACGGAGGTTCTCCTTCAAACAGTCACTGGAGAgacacaagcagacacacaagTCTGGGCGCAAGTATGAGTGCCTGATCTGTGGAGAGTTCTTCAAGTCCCTGGTGGCTCAGAGGCAGCACAAGAGCACCCACATGGAGAACGACGATTACTTATGTTCTGACTGTGGTCGGGCGTTTGCCTGGAAATCTGCACTGGTGAGACACCTGAAGACACACTGCAAGTATGAAGACAACGTGGAGCGATCTTTCAAGTGTCCTCGCTGTGACCTGGGCTTCAGCTGTGTCAGTTACCTCAACAAGCACCTCAAGACGCACAGAGAAGAGAGAGTTCACACCTGCAACTGTGGAAAGAGCTTTGCTTACCGGGCAGCTCTAACCGCGCACCAGCGCATCCATCAGAAGGAGAGGCCGCACACGTGCACACAGTGTGGGAAAGGATTCCTCTACAAGGGGGGCTTGCTGAGCCACATGAAAATCCACTCGGAGGACATGCCCTTCATGTGTTCCTTTTGCGGGAAGAGTTTCAAGAGAGAGCGCAGCATGAAGAAGCATGAACGCTACCACACCAGGGAAAACATTTTTAGTTGCTCACAATGCGACAAGAGCTTCGTCTACAAGGCGACTCTGATCAGACACGAGTTGACTCATTCAGGCGAGAGACCATACCTGTGCTCAGACTGCGGGAAGGGCTTCTTTTCTCATGCGGAACTTCTGAAGCACGAGCGGTTCCACACTGGTCACAAGCCTTTCCAGTGTCCCCACTGTGACAAAAAATTCACCCAGTCTTGCTACCTGACCATCCACCTGCGCTACCACACCGGTGTCCGGCCGTACGCCTGCACAGAGTGTGACAAGAGTTTCCTCAGCGCCAACCGCCTTAAAAGGCACCAGAGGACACATTCAGGAGAGAAACCTTATTTGTGTGGAGACTGTGGGAAGGGATTCAGGCAATCGTATAACCTGAAGATGCATCAACGAACACACACCATGAAGTTAACATAGTTAACCTCatgactgaaggaaaatcagaCATTAAATGAGTGAAAAACCTACAGCAGCTGCATTACTTCTTGTGGTTGCATTGAGTttagaacaaggcagtcagagactgcgacacccctgaattcaaagttttaccgacctactttcataatggtcgcagcaatgacTTCTATATTGTTCTATCGAgcatgacattgacctagtcttccaaaggtgaaggtcatcacatttttgtgcctctggcttcctgaaaatgttgctctttgttttgtgattactgtatatccatcagttttcagagatgtgtacctaaaaaggtataaaagtcaAAATTTGAGCTTGACcgagtttttcaaggtcaaggttgtgatctaattgtaatccccttgcctccctacttttctcaaggtcagtgtcatttcattttcatcacctttgcCACTGGAGATtattgtgctttttctttcatctttttatctgcaacggttgagaCGATATTTGGTGCAccgacagacaaacacaaacacaatgacaataaatcactgctttgcgggatgtaatgaaACTAATTTCAACAACTGAGTCGTGTTGAATGACCAGTTTTTCTCAAGTATTTCTCTTACAATTAAAGCACACCTTATGGTCCtcttaaataataaacaaatggttGCTACAAAAGTATTTATTGTTGGAAATGTTACATGATCAATGCTCAAACATGTTAACAGTGCTGTCATTTTGAACAGTAGACAATAACACTGCTGGTTGTATCAGCAGGAGCACAAACGAGCTGGAGTCAGTTGTAGAACTAGAACAGATCGTTGTTGAAAACCAGCTCAAGCACTACATGGTGGTCCTTTACACAGTTTAGGTATACACCACCAGGTACAAACATTTACATCAAGACAACGGTGTTATGAACAGTGTTGAGTGAGCTGCTGGATGTTTCATGGGAACCCAGAAAAAGATAACTACACAACTGATGCTAAAGCTAGTAAAGTTTGAGAAGGATAGGCTCAAGAAGTACTAAGGAAGCTGACTGGATAGACCTAGACAGCTATGTGTAGAGTAATGGGGCAGTGGTCGCTACCCATTGCCTTGTTACGGATTTTGCTGTCGCACAGGCCTGGCAAAAGGCTGCTGGACAGCACGAAGTAATCCAGCCTCCAGCCCACGTTCTTACTACGGGAGTTCATCATGTAGGTCCAGAAGGAGTAGGCGTTGGCCTGTTCGGGGTACAGCTCGCGGAAGCTGTCGACAAAAccggcctccagcagctggtcgAAGCCTTCGCGCTCCTCTGGGGTGAAGCCTGCGTTTTTCTTGTTCCCCTTGGGATTCTTCAAGTCGATCTCCTTGTGAGCGACATTTAGGTCGCCACACAGCACCAAGGGCTTTTGCATGTCCAGCTCGCTCAGGTACGCCCGGAAGTCTTCGTCCCAGGTTTTGCGGTAATCAAGGCGCACGAGGCCTTTACCAGCATTTGGCACATAGCTGGTCACCAGGTAGAAGCTGGGGAACTCTGCAGTGATGGTACGGCCCTCTTTGTCATGCTCTTCTTTGCCTGGCATTCAATAAATAATAGTTAACAAGTGAATGCAGCTACCCCAACAGGATTCAGTGTGCTATGATGGAAGTGTCATACAAGAAGAAACACCAATTTAGATTAACTTGTTTACGGTGTAAAATATGGGCAACAAGTTCTCTTTCAAGCAATTAACTGGAGTTCTGTACAGTAAATAACGCTACAAACTGTACTTGTCTGAGAATTAAGACTGGAAAAACTAACATGACCGTCCAAAGTTAAGGACGTCTGCTGGACAGCCTTTGAATGTGCTGTGTCTGTACAACAATCAAAAAGGAGATTTGGAATATTTTAGGATTATTTGTTACATTCCAATTGTGGAAGCAATTAAACAGCCACTAATAAAGGTACTGCACATAACCTAATTTAATTCCACAAAATACACtggaataaaatgtttatttctgtaATCATACCAAGCCTCTGTATTCTCTTAATATTTTAACCTTTGTCTTATTTGTGCAATTCCCAAAGGTCAATTCACCCAACACTGTTGAAGCTCTAATTGgcaaaaatgtcttcataaacTTGCACCTAAGACTTGTGGGAACTGAACTTTTTTTGTCCTATCGAAAGTCACCAGTACTGGTTCAAAAACTTTTAAGACTGATAAAAACAAGGCCAGTGTTCAAGACAACTCACCAATGCCATAGGTGACTTTCAGTGGTTCAGTTTTGCAGAGCATGGCCACACCACTGTAACCCTCCTTTTCATCAGACGCAGCCCAGTACTTGTAAGGGTACTCGGGCATGGAAGTGATGTCAGCAGGCAGTGATTTCTCAGAGCACTTTGTCTCTTGCAGGCACAAAACATCTGGATCCTCCTCACGGACCCACTGAAGGTTCAGACAGGAAATGTTAAAACCAATGCGAAACTTCATTTATCGTTGCTTTCATTTCTCAGGGTCACTGCATACTCACATCCAGACCCTTCTTTTTAACCCAGGCCCTAAGCCCATCCACATTCCATGAGGTAATCTTCATGTTGGCATTGCGTCCATCTTTGCTGGTCATTTTGTCAGGAGGATCCTCGTACAGAATCGGAGCTTCAGGTTCCTTTgccttctttcctttctttgcaGAAGCtgtgaggttaaaaaaaacatttagtcaTGACAGCGACAGGCCACGTGCAGTTTGGAACCACATCAGATTGTTTAATATTCATATAATAGTACGTATTTAAGATTTTATGTGTAATGTGTTACCAGATCCTGCATCGTTTTCCTCGTCTGCAGCGGCCTCCTCCGTTTTCTTGCCTCTCTTCATTTTTGAACACACGGCGACAGCAAACACACTTCGCAGATGCACAAAACGTGCACACAACAGAACACACGCCGCTGGAAAACCAGATAAATCAAGACAATTACTCACCAGACAGAAAAGGGCCTGAAGAATAGAAACAGTTGAAGTTAACATGCTAAATGAAGTTGTCCATTTGCCACTCCTTCATTCCCAATGTGAGGATTTGTTTGTCtccctgttttcatttttaatcatgatgagaaaaaaacaggcAATCTGAAGATGTGTTGGAGAATGTTTTACAgccttgtttaaaaaaagtctaCTCTACTTTGTAAAATACAGACTGCTCTAAAGgctagttttcttttttaaactttcttttgCAGCAAGATAAAAGCAACTAATCTTTATTTTCTTACTAATCATCAGCTGACATGGGTAACACTTGAGGTTGAATTAGAACCAAACTTGTGTTTATGGTTACCACGACCAGGATGAACGAGAATCTAGCCCGACATATTGCTGATATGAAATGAGTCTTGCAGCAGCCTCTCCAGCTTGGGACCTTCTCTGCTCCATCCCTGGTCACCTCTTCCTCTAACACTAAATTAAAAGTCTCCAAACATCTGATATAAGGCAGCAGGAGACCTGCACTTCTGCaagttttcattaaaattactTTTGAGCATCAGTTTTCCACTGGAAATGATTGTCAAGCAAGATAATAAAATGATCATATACTTCCCCTtctggattaataaagtattcatGTAGTAGAGGTGACGTCTTTGAGTTCCACATAAAAATGTTGTCTATAAATTTGGAAAATGTGACATGTTTAATgtgtaatattaataatactcATCAACCTGTGTAATACTACTGCTATAAGATGATCAGGATTCCATGGGTCAACTTTATTTTGGGCAATTTTTCCATCTTTGGTCTTAGTTTGTGACCAGCATCcatgacaaaaatataaaggAGACctgagtttaaatatttttcgaATACatcttatttaattattttaaaatttacgTTCGTCAGATAAAGATGTGAAGAGGATTTTAAGCATCCTGAATAATTTCTCTGCAAATGGAAAATGACGGCGTGCAGGTGCTGCACAATCAGTCCCAGTGGTTCTCTGGGTGGTGTAACGTTAGCC encodes:
- the LOC137589450 gene encoding zinc finger protein 11-like, with amino-acid sequence MESNVFTALSKGDTLPLASLRLLVPPLQLMSASMWQVLKKQDIMNYWRVADYISLVMDMVPELLMYKHRTQLNLGLRARYILELCRSENLIQPDFIVSHLEKIKPPCPTPIEMKESVEEVVFNFLELIQTLLKDPEERRDFFMDVFPAEYGPQYDSDLQILFSEFLCRLDQLLPVPELEQTISWLGAECAVLDDCVHSVSEPTDLINLLQHHKQLGHLEQHVPPSIMGERILSSLSAVCPSKASNTTELIHSDPLQGVSDDTHTVSFVDDVAIEIITVTDYAEVELDTSTDIEVVGENCCEVTDTGIAMEESLVVLPGEDKVVARTEETQKPTSGLTNTIPQEANENWDSTQHKISVGPHDCPDCKKKFKFASSLIAHKVIHTGERPHRCNDCGRCFSFRQSLDRHRHTHKTRRKYTCVVCNETFHSLSARTEHKQTHMEDGTYTCHWCQKKFNWELALARHLKSHSDDHEANEHTEPHKQGQQVVVGNERFSEAPAAPPDPNHWLRVENKGELDNESGEPPKVVSVVKVRTSGRKPKPTMKIQVINLQKNMAVKRKKEHGKRRTPEIKPLPFTSTEHSYGSSMGSTQHSDKSSGGEDTSAAFSCLQCSFSHSEEEQVRQHVETVHSVEVQEERLSFQPLADDEGRFSCSDCEKSFKFQSLLKAHQRIHTGEQPFLCSQCGRRFSFKQSLERHKQTHKSGRKYECLICGEFFKSLVAQRQHKSTHMENDDYLCSDCGRAFAWKSALVRHLKTHCKYEDNVERSFKCPRCDLGFSCVSYLNKHLKTHREERVHTCNCGKSFAYRAALTAHQRIHQKERPHTCTQCGKGFLYKGGLLSHMKIHSEDMPFMCSFCGKSFKRERSMKKHERYHTRENIFSCSQCDKSFVYKATLIRHELTHSGERPYLCSDCGKGFFSHAELLKHERFHTGHKPFQCPHCDKKFTQSCYLTIHLRYHTGVRPYACTECDKSFLSANRLKRHQRTHSGEKPYLCGDCGKGFRQSYNLKMHQRTHTMKLT
- the apex1 gene encoding DNA repair nuclease APEX1, translated to MKRGKKTEEAAADEENDAGSASAKKGKKAKEPEAPILYEDPPDKMTSKDGRNANMKITSWNVDGLRAWVKKKGLDWVREEDPDVLCLQETKCSEKSLPADITSMPEYPYKYWAASDEKEGYSGVAMLCKTEPLKVTYGIGKEEHDKEGRTITAEFPSFYLVTSYVPNAGKGLVRLDYRKTWDEDFRAYLSELDMQKPLVLCGDLNVAHKEIDLKNPKGNKKNAGFTPEEREGFDQLLEAGFVDSFRELYPEQANAYSFWTYMMNSRSKNVGWRLDYFVLSSSLLPGLCDSKIRNKAMGSDHCPITLHIAV